A part of Bacteroidia bacterium genomic DNA contains:
- a CDS encoding CHAT domain-containing protein, whose product MNKEHIILNIKGLIANGRIEDAITELLGFLKQLHPDGDNYLNEAILLSSRYNKLQKEIRVGVISHGEETISKNQINFSFLDLLNKIEKTEIEKPKKEEFTVQNVKNVVTGSNISAGGDVHIGDIHKQHSGSGDIISGDSITNYYVNIGDKVQADEKRVEALIRSQNKIKILFLAANPLNSNPLRLDKEMREIEAEIVRSKHRDKFEFIKVTAVRVKDLQQALLDISPHFVHFSGHGTTEGIALLNNQTDKAEIVQSEPLANLFKLFSNDVACVFLNSCYSESQAKQIRRFISNVIGMNNAVNDDTAIVFATSFYQVIGSGREIRFAFEFAKNSIDLNNVIGGNIPIYLD is encoded by the coding sequence ATGAACAAAGAGCACATAATATTAAATATAAAAGGACTGATTGCCAATGGCAGGATTGAGGATGCCATTACAGAATTGCTTGGGTTTCTCAAACAACTACATCCCGACGGAGACAATTACCTAAACGAAGCAATCCTGCTGTCTTCAAGATACAACAAACTTCAAAAAGAAATACGAGTAGGAGTAATTTCTCATGGAGAGGAAACAATATCAAAAAATCAAATCAATTTTTCTTTCCTTGACCTTCTGAATAAAATAGAAAAAACAGAGATAGAAAAACCCAAAAAGGAAGAGTTTACTGTTCAAAATGTCAAGAACGTAGTTACAGGAAGTAACATATCAGCAGGAGGCGATGTCCACATAGGAGATATTCATAAGCAACATTCAGGAAGCGGCGATATCATAAGCGGCGATTCGATAACGAACTACTATGTAAATATTGGTGACAAAGTCCAGGCAGATGAAAAGAGAGTAGAAGCCTTGATACGCAGTCAAAACAAAATTAAAATATTGTTTCTTGCCGCAAATCCCCTCAATAGCAACCCACTAAGACTTGATAAAGAGATGAGAGAGATAGAGGCGGAGATTGTGAGGTCAAAGCACCGAGACAAGTTTGAATTTATTAAAGTAACAGCAGTTAGGGTAAAAGATTTGCAACAAGCCCTTTTAGATATTTCGCCTCATTTTGTTCATTTTTCGGGACATGGTACCACCGAAGGTATTGCTCTGCTTAATAATCAAACAGATAAGGCTGAAATTGTACAGTCAGAACCACTTGCGAATTTGTTCAAACTTTTCTCAAACGATGTTGCTTGCGTTTTCTTAAACTCTTGTTATTCAGAAAGTCAAGCAAAGCAAATTCGCCGTTTCATTTCAAATGTCATCGGAATGAATAATGCTGTTAACGACGATACTGCAATAGTATTTGCTACATCGTTTTATCAGGTTATTGGTTCTGGTCGTGAGATTAGGTTTGCTTTTGAGTTTGCAAAAAATTCAATTGACCTAAACAACGTAATAGGGGGTAACATCCCGATTTACCTTGACTAA
- a CDS encoding tyrosine-type recombinase/integrase produces MTSVKNLKHRCILSLIYSAGLRLSESVNVRLDDLLVDRKQIFIKAGKGKKDRYVILSDKIFGMLKKYQQIYKPRYWLFEGLNDERYSPRSVQQIMRRAVAESGINPFATVHTLRHSFATHTSAGSAQVC; encoded by the coding sequence TTGACCTCAGTAAAAAACCTCAAACACCGATGTATTCTTTCTCTGATATATTCTGCGGGTTTGCGGCTCAGCGAATCGGTAAATGTGCGGCTCGATGATCTGTTGGTTGACAGAAAACAAATATTTATTAAAGCCGGAAAGGGAAAGAAGGACAGATATGTGATACTATCGGACAAAATATTTGGAATGTTGAAGAAATATCAGCAAATTTATAAACCTAGGTATTGGTTATTTGAAGGTCTGAACGACGAGCGCTACAGCCCGCGAAGTGTGCAGCAGATCATGCGGCGGGCGGTGGCGGAGTCAGGTATCAATCCGTTTGCGACGGTGCATACATTGCGGCATAGTTTTGCGACACATACTTCGGCAGGCTCAGCACAGGTATGTTAG
- a CDS encoding transposase family protein encodes MMIFANADKCIRYLSYAYQGTCHDFTILKMELQPEKGGWLDHQTVHVDLGYQGIEKIYRMGQLQIPEKKKKKTALSEEQKKCNREKSSFRVKVENSIAGMKRFRFMSDRIRTKNICFYNKVAGISAGLWNFNLTN; translated from the coding sequence ATGATGATTTTTGCCAACGCAGATAAATGCATCCGTTACCTCAGTTATGCCTATCAGGGCACTTGTCATGACTTTACGATTTTGAAAATGGAGTTGCAGCCGGAAAAGGGGGGATGGTTGGATCACCAGACGGTCCACGTTGATTTGGGCTATCAGGGAATCGAGAAAATCTATCGCATGGGACAACTGCAAATCCCGGAGAAGAAAAAGAAGAAAACAGCTTTGAGCGAAGAGCAGAAAAAGTGCAATCGGGAGAAAAGTTCTTTTCGGGTAAAGGTGGAAAATTCCATCGCCGGAATGAAACGATTTCGCTTTATGAGTGATCGTATCCGGACAAAAAATATCTGTTTTTACAATAAAGTCGCCGGAATTTCCGCCGGTTTATGGAACTTTAACCTAACTAATTGA
- a CDS encoding tetratricopeptide repeat protein encodes MKNIVYKSAIYTKGDVHVGDKYFINGEEYVIPITLNTLPYVDESDVIGREFELKELKQLFDENDKVILVNGTGGIGKTTLAKYFIAKHRNSYNYVAWININKNTLESFIYETQLVDSLRLKPEFDLTQQDADWQKNCFEILINRMRQLKIKDKESHNLLVIDNASEDIEHAAIIDNIALRPNWKVLVTSREKLIGFLEFELSELSDVNAKTLFYHHYNYQKDDSKVEEILRLIEKHTLLIEIISKLGQSYRWGLSEILDLLKKKGMNISYPNMPKLAHNKNQRIYAVVDYLIDVLKVNKIEDETENFLKHFSLFPSTFLSYSKTPEINLLEFLKIESPSEKKDNLTKNLNWLVQKGFLQWSKQDDTFRMHPIISDVVRKKYEFKLSEFIEYSNYINEKLKVNYAESESPIKKGKFIMFSENLIDVISAKRKKFLVDDSLLGEMMISLGMFYFSSGKYETALRFEGSAVKLCEDVFGQNSERLADALNSKAETLTFLEKYEESIMAHQNALAIRYKIHPKQSKEIAQSLHNLGNTYYYSDDYKKCLYFYKKSVKIWEKTLDNNHSYLAAAYTNIGNTYRYLGNFERSLFYHKKSLKIRLTFNDNQNPDLAKTFWSIAATYYDNKQTKLAKKFMARAIEIFNSYYEENHPLLVSATEWQDKINQSLNN; translated from the coding sequence ATGAAAAATATTGTTTATAAAAGTGCTATCTATACAAAGGGTGATGTCCATGTAGGAGATAAGTATTTTATAAACGGTGAAGAATATGTTATACCCATTACTTTGAATACACTACCTTATGTAGATGAATCTGATGTCATAGGAAGGGAATTTGAATTGAAAGAACTCAAACAACTGTTTGATGAAAATGATAAAGTCATTCTTGTAAATGGAACAGGTGGCATTGGGAAAACTACTCTTGCTAAATATTTTATTGCGAAACACAGGAATTCATATAACTATGTTGCCTGGATTAATATTAACAAGAATACACTTGAATCATTCATCTACGAAACACAATTGGTTGATAGTTTAAGACTAAAACCAGAATTTGATTTAACTCAACAAGATGCTGATTGGCAGAAGAATTGTTTTGAAATTCTCATCAACAGAATGCGACAATTGAAAATAAAGGATAAAGAGTCACATAATTTGTTGGTAATTGATAATGCATCGGAAGACATTGAACATGCCGCAATTATTGACAATATTGCATTACGTCCTAATTGGAAGGTACTTGTAACATCACGAGAAAAATTGATTGGATTTTTAGAATTCGAGTTAAGTGAACTATCTGATGTAAATGCCAAAACACTATTTTATCATCACTATAACTACCAAAAGGACGATTCCAAAGTAGAAGAAATTTTAAGACTAATTGAAAAACACACACTTTTAATAGAAATTATATCAAAATTAGGACAATCTTATAGGTGGGGGCTGTCAGAAATATTGGATTTGTTAAAAAAAAAGGGTATGAATATTTCGTATCCAAATATGCCAAAACTGGCTCATAACAAAAATCAACGTATTTACGCAGTAGTGGACTATCTGATTGATGTATTGAAAGTAAATAAAATTGAAGATGAAACAGAAAATTTCTTAAAACATTTTTCATTGTTTCCAAGTACTTTTTTATCATACTCAAAAACGCCCGAGATAAATCTATTGGAATTTTTGAAAATTGAATCCCCATCAGAAAAAAAGGATAATCTGACTAAAAATTTAAATTGGTTGGTTCAAAAAGGATTTTTACAATGGAGCAAACAAGATGATACATTTAGAATGCATCCTATAATTAGTGATGTTGTAAGGAAGAAATATGAGTTCAAATTATCTGAATTTATTGAATACTCTAATTACATAAATGAAAAATTGAAAGTAAATTATGCCGAAAGCGAATCGCCAATCAAGAAAGGTAAATTCATAATGTTTTCTGAAAATTTAATTGACGTGATAAGTGCAAAAAGAAAAAAATTCTTGGTTGATGATTCTCTGTTGGGTGAAATGATGATATCATTAGGAATGTTTTATTTTTCTTCTGGAAAATACGAAACTGCATTGCGATTTGAAGGCTCTGCTGTTAAATTATGTGAAGATGTTTTCGGTCAAAACTCTGAAAGATTAGCGGATGCACTAAACAGCAAAGCAGAGACATTAACATTTTTGGAAAAATATGAAGAAAGTATAATGGCGCATCAAAATGCATTAGCCATTCGCTATAAAATTCATCCAAAACAAAGCAAAGAAATTGCTCAATCACTTCATAATTTAGGTAATACTTATTATTACTCTGATGATTACAAAAAATGTTTATACTTTTATAAGAAATCAGTAAAAATATGGGAAAAGACATTAGACAATAATCACTCTTACTTAGCGGCAGCCTACACCAATATTGGCAACACTTATAGATATTTAGGGAATTTTGAACGGAGTTTGTTCTACCACAAAAAATCACTAAAAATCAGGTTGACTTTTAATGACAATCAAAACCCTGATTTAGCAAAAACTTTTTGGAGTATTGCAGCAACCTATTATGACAATAAACAAACAAAATTAGCGAAAAAGTTTATGGCAAGGGCAATAGAAATATTTAATTCCTACTACGAAGAAAATCATCCCCTTTTAGTTAGCGCAACTGAATGGCAGGATAAAATCAATCAATCATTAAATAATTAA
- a CDS encoding alpha/beta hydrolase, whose translation MKIYLISGLGADARVFEKLNFKEYDTELIHWSIPAKEESLESYVEKLLDQIEEKEGITLLGVSFGGIIAQEMGRKINCQRIILVSSIVTPKEFSFPVKILRRVRIDKLFGGVFLRKAGEWFAPYFFSVKEKQEKKMLKEIVRETDIRFLRWAINKIMEWQELGNSAEILRIHGNKDRIFPGKRIEGAVVINNGGHFMIYNRANEIVKIIEDVVN comes from the coding sequence ATGAAAATCTATTTAATAAGTGGTCTAGGTGCGGACGCCAGGGTGTTTGAAAAGCTGAATTTTAAAGAATACGATACAGAATTAATTCATTGGTCCATTCCTGCAAAAGAAGAATCACTGGAATCATACGTAGAGAAATTGCTGGATCAAATAGAAGAAAAGGAAGGGATTACCCTTCTTGGCGTTTCATTTGGAGGGATAATTGCCCAGGAGATGGGTCGAAAAATTAATTGCCAAAGAATCATTCTGGTTTCGTCCATTGTAACTCCAAAAGAGTTCAGTTTTCCGGTCAAAATTTTACGAAGGGTGAGAATTGATAAATTATTTGGTGGTGTATTTCTGCGAAAGGCAGGAGAATGGTTTGCCCCTTACTTTTTCAGTGTAAAGGAAAAGCAGGAGAAAAAAATGCTCAAAGAAATCGTAAGGGAAACTGATATTAGATTTTTACGTTGGGCGATTAATAAAATAATGGAATGGCAGGAATTGGGGAACTCAGCTGAAATACTTCGGATTCATGGAAATAAAGATCGGATCTTCCCTGGCAAAAGAATAGAAGGAGCAGTAGTGATAAATAATGGAGGGCATTTTATGATATATAATCGTGCGAATGAAATCGTGAAAATCATTGAAGATGTAGTAAATTAA